The region CGCCCCCCGCGATTCGTCTTGCTTTGATGTCTGATGGCGGTCCCGGCCTTGCAAGAGAGGGCAGAATAAATCAAAGCGAAAATTTTTTGCTGTGAATAACACTTATTTGGCGATTCCCCCTCCTCCCACGCCACTCGCCACGTCCCTTGCACCGGAAGGCGGGATGGGATAGGAACCGCCTTTTATCAGGGAAGGGGCCCCGGGATGGGCCTTCCCCCTGCCCCCGGGAGACTTTGCTCGCATGGATCGTATCCGTCTCGTTGGCGGTACCGCGCTGGATGGCACGGTGCGCATTGGGGGCGCCAAGAATGCCGCGCTGGCCTTGATGCCCGTCAGCCTCCTGACCGACCAGACCGTCAGCCTCACCAACTGCCCCGACCTCGCCGATATCAGAACCATGGCGGCCCTGCTGGAACACATGGGCGTGGGGGTCTCCCTCAACGACGCCACATCCAGCGCCGGCCGGGTGGTGGACCTGAACGCCGGCAGCCTCAAGGACACCACCGCCCCTTATGATCTGGTGCGGCGCATGCGGGCCTCGATCCTGGTCCTGGGTCCGCTGGTGGCCCGGCACGGGCAGGCCCGGGTCTCACTGCCGGGGGGCTGTGCCATCGGCACGCGGCCGGTGGACCTGCATCTGAAGGCCCTGGAGGCCCTGGGGGCCGAGATCGATCTGCGCGAGGGCTATGTTCACGCCCGGGTCAAGGGACGGCTCAAAGGGGCCCGCTTCGAGTTTCCCAAGGTCACGGTGGGCGGCACGGAAAACGCCTTGATGGCGGCCGTCCTGGCCGAGGGCGAGACCCTTCTCGACAACGTGGCGCGCGAGCCGGAGATCATTGACCTTGGCCGCTGCCTTCAGTCCATGGGCGCCGACATTGAGGGCCTGGGCACCCCCACCTTGCGCGTGCGCGGCGTGGCCTCCCTCAGCGGAACCCGTCATGCCGTGGTGCCCGATCGCATCGAGACTGGCACCTACGCCCTGGCGGCGGCCATCACCCGGGGCCGCCTGACCCTAACCGGCACCCGCTTGGAGTTGGTCGAGAGCTTGGTGGATCATTTGCGCCGGGCCGGGGTGCGGGTCAACCGGGCCGATGGCGGCTTGGAGGTGGACGCCCGCGGCGCCCCGGTGGTGGGCGTGGACGTGATCACCGAGCCCTTCCCCGGCTTCCCCACCGACATGCAGGCGCAATGGATGGCCCTCATGGCTACCGCCGAGGGCGCCTCGATGATCACCGAGAACATTTTTGAAAACCGCTTCATGCACGTCCCCGAGCTGATGCGCATGGGGGCCGACATCAATATTCATGGGGGGTCCGCCATCGTACGCGGTGTCAGCCGGTTGTCGGGGGCCCCGGTCATGGCGACCGACCTGCGTGCCTCGGTGTGCTTGGTGCTGGCCGGCCTCGCCGCCGAGGGCGAGACCATCGTCAACCGTGTTTACCACCTCGATCGCGGCTACGAGTGCCTGGAAGCCAAGCTGGCCGCCTGCGGTGCCCAGGTCGAGCGCCTGAGCGATCGCAAGCCCGCCTGAAGACAACGAGGGAGGGGGGGCGGCCGCCTCCCCAGCCCCCTCTCATCTCCGAACGCTCGCCCCCAGCCCGGCCTTGTTTCCCCGCTTGCCCCCGGTGCTTGAAATGCGTTCAATGAGCCCATGACATGGCTCCTGCGCACACTGGATCGCTTGGCCGGGGCGGCGGTCGCCGCCATGAGTGGCATGGTGCTGTCCCAAGCCCCCGGCTTCAGCGCCCACTATCTGCACCGCCTGGGGCTTCAGGCGGCCGAGGCGCGGGCCGCCCTCACCCAGGCGGTGGCCTCGGCCGGAGGCTCCCTGCCCGGCCCGCTGGCCGAGGCTCTTGCCCTGCGGGTGACGGACCTGGAGCACCTCCACCAAACCCTGGCCCATCATGGCCTCTGGGGGGGCCCGCTGGTGCTGATGGGGCATCTGAACGGGGACTTGTTCCTAGAAACGCTGGAGCATTTCGTGCCAACACTGCCGTTCTCGGCGGTGGGGTTCGCCTATTGGCTGGCCGGCGTGGCCTTGGGGCTCCTGGCTTATGACGTGCTCAAGCTGCCGCTTGGCCTTTTTGGCCACCGGAGCCGACGTCGGCGCTTGTTTGAAACCCGAAGCGGGTTTTGAAGGCTGGGGAGGCACCGCCTGCCCAGACCCTCTTCTTTTTTTAGGAATTTTGGAAAACGGAGGTCCTTGGGTGATGCTTTCTCCCAGTGTTTCCCTCCCCGCCCGCACCGGGGGGGCCCTGTTGGCCGATGCGCTCCTCAGCTTGGGGGCGGAGACGGTGTATTGCGTACCCGGCGAGAGCTTTCTTGGCTTCCTCGATGCGGCACACGACCGGGCCGGGCGCCTGCGCCTCGTGGTCTGCCGCCAAGAAGGGGGGGCCGCCTATATGGCCGAGGCCCATGGCAAGCTCACCGGACAGCCCGGCGTGTGTTTTGTCACCCGTGGCCCCGGCGCCTGTAACGCCACGGTTGGCGTTCACACCGCGTTTCAGGATGCCACCCCGCTGTTGGTGCTGGTGGGGCAAGTCGGGCGCGGCATGGCGGGCCGCGAGGCCTTCCAGGAAGTGGACATGACCGCCTTGTTCGCTCCCCTGGCCAAGTTCACCGCCACCGCCGATAGCGCGGGCCGTTTGCCCGAACTGGTGGCGCGCGCCTGGGCGGCGGCGACCTCGGGACGCCCCGGCCCCGCCGTTCTCGCCCTGCCCGAGGATGTGTTGACCGAGCTGGCCACGGCCCAGGATCCCACACCCTGGCCGGCCGCCCGCCCGGCGCCGAGCGCGGCCAACCTGGAAGCCCTGGCCGCCCTGCTGGCCGACGCCCGCCGCCCCCTGGTGGTGGTGGGCGGCGGCACCTGGACCCCCGAGGCCGCCACCCAGGTGACCCGCTGGGCCGAGGCCTGTGACCTGCCGGTGGCCGCCGCCTTTCGCCGCCAGGACATCGTTGACAACGACAGCCCCAGCTATGTTGGCGACCTCGGCTTTGGCGCCAGCCCGGCCCTCAACGCCCGGGTGCGCGAGGCCGACCTGATTGTCGCCCTGGGCGCCCGCCTGGGCGAGGTGGACACCCAGGGCTACACCCTGTTGAGCAGCCCGCACCCCGCCCAAACTCTGATCCACGCCGTGCCCGACCCCGCCGAGATCGGCCGCGTGTATATCCCGCGCCTGGGCTTGGTCACGGCTATGGACACCCTGGCGCCCCGCCTGCCGGTGGTGGACGGCCAAGCCTGGGCCGCATGGCGCCAAGCCGCCCGCGCCGACTACGAGGCCGCCCTGATCCCCGATCCCTGCCCCGGCGCCGTCGATCTCGGGGCCGTGATGGCCACCTTGGAAGCCCGCCTGCCGCGCGACGCCATTGTGTGCAACGGGGCCGGCAACTACGCCGGCTGGGTCCATCGCTTCCACAAAAGCCATGTGTTCCCGAGCCAACTGGCGCCGGGCAACGGGTCGATGGGCTATGGGGTGCCGGCGGCGGTGGCGGCCAAGATCGCCCAGCCCGAGCGCTGCGTCGTCGCCTTTGCCGGCGACGGCTGCTTCCTGATGAACGGCCAGGAACTGGCCACCGCCGTCGCCCACGGGCTCGACCTGCTGGTGATCGTCATCAACAACGGCATGTACGGCACCATCCGCATGCACCAGGAGAAGCGCTATCCCGGACGGGTGATCGGCACCACCTTGGCCAACCCCGACTTTGCGGCACTGGCCCAAGCCTACGGGGCCCGTGGCTACAGCGTCGCCACCACCGAGGCCTTCGCCCCGGCCCTGGACGCCGCCCTGGCCGGACAGGGCCCGGCCGTGATCGACCTTCAGGTGGATCCCGAGGCCCTCTCGACCCGCGCCACCCTTTCGGGAACCCGGGCCCAGGCCCTGGCCCTGGCCCTGGCCCGACGCTAACCCCCCCGAGGGGTCTGGGGAGACCGCGCCTCCCCAGACTTCTCTTTATCTCGACTTAGTTCTTCTTGCACTCCGTCCCGGCCTGCTCGGTTCCCTTCATGTAGGCCAGGGAGACCGACGCACCATCGGAATAAAACGAAACGCTCTCCCCGGTGAACATTTCGGCCGCACTCCCGGGCTCTCGCGTCACCGCCTGAGGCTTTTGGCCGGCGAGGGTCAATTCACCGGTCTTTTTGTCATCATTGACTTTCAACGTGAAGGTTAAGCCATCGCTACAGGTGAACGAGCGCAGATCCTCAGCCGAGGCTGTCGCGCCGAAGGCCACCAGGCCGACCAGCCCCAAAGCCATTCCCATCATCCGCTTCATGGGTGTCCTCCCTCCATGACAGTCGCCTGACCTTTCCCTGGATTGCCTCGGGAAAAGCCTTAATTCCGCCACAAAAAGAGTATTCCGCTCCCCGACCGTCGCGTCAACCGCTGCGCCCCCAACCCTGCCATAAGGCATACCCGCCCCCTCGCAACGTCACCCGACCGAACCGCCCACGGTGCCGATCCTGCCGGCCGGATCCCGGCGTTCAGGGGGGAGTCTGGCAAAAGGTGGTGTAAAGCAGGCCCTTCTTGTACCGCCCCAAGCTGATCCCCGTCTTCTCGGGGTAGAGGTTATGGCGGGCATTGCTATACACCGAAAGCTGGCCCGTAGGTTCGCGGGCCAAAACTTCGGGTGGATTTTCGTTCAGCGTGAGGCTCACGGTGGGCGCATTCTCCAAGCCGGCCACAGTAAAATGCGTCCCATCGGCGCAGACATACCCCTGACCGAAAAAAATCGGCGAGACGGTCGGTGCGCTGGCTTGGCCGGCCGGAAACCCGGCAAGAAGCAGAAGCCCCGAGGCGAGTGCCAAAACGTGAATCCGTTTCGAGTCCAACATCATCCCCGAGCCCTCCTTAACAAAGTGCTTGACGAAGAGGCAATGAGACGACTCCCATCCAAAGTATTGGCCCAACGATACACACCGTCAACGTGCTTTTAGGGCCTCCGGCATTTTTCTTGAGGGGCTTCGGGGCGTGGACCGTCTTGTGTCCTGGCGGCGTTAGTTTTTGTCCCGAACACGCGGGGCGACCGCCACCGCCAAGACACAAGACAGTGTGCCCCAGAGTTTTTTTGGTTTTTCCCAGCGCGCCTGCGGTCCACAACAAAAGGGCTCCGCCTCTCGACCAAGAAAGACAGCCCGATGGCCTTGGATGTCCCGCCGCTCATTGCCGCCCTTCTCGACAGCCTGGACGATGACGTGACCGTGGTGGATCAAAGCGCCCGCGTGGTGTTTGCCAATGCGCGCGCCCGTCAGCGCTTGTCCAGCGCCCCGCCCGGCCCCGAAACCCTGATCACCGGCCTCTCGGACACGGCAGGACAGGCGAGATACGCGGCGTTGGCGCGGGTCGGCGCCTGTGGCGTGGCGGAGACCCTGGAGGACCAGAGCGACGGTCGCTGGTGGTCGGTGCGCTTCACGCCGCTGCCGGAGGGGCTGGTGGCGGTGCGCGCCCGCGATATCACCGAAGCCCGCGACCTCAGCTTGGCCTTGGCCGATAGCGAGGAGCGACTCCACAGCACCTTCGACGCCGCCGGTCATGGCATGGCCCTGCTGGGGCAGGATGGCCGCTTTTGGCAGGTCAACCGGGCCATGACCACCTTGCTGGGCCTGGCCCCTGACGCCCTGGGCACCTTGGATGACGTGGTTATGCCCGACGATCGGGAAATCGCGCGCGACTTGTTGCGCCGCCTGCGCGCCGGGCCGGACACCGCGCTGACGGTTCGGTTGCGTTTTCGCGGTGCCCAGGGCGAGCCGCTCTGGGGCGAGGTGGGCGCCGCCATCCCCCGCCACCGTCCCGGGGATGCCCCAGGGGTGGTTTTGCACCTGCGCGACGTCACGGAGGAACACCGCGTTGATGAACGCCTGCGTGCCGCCAAGGAAGAGGCCGAACGCACCAGCCGGGCCAAAACCCGCTTCCTGGCCGCCGCCAGCCACGACCTGCGCCAGCCCTTGCAGGCCCTGGCCATGTTCATCGCGGTCTTGGCCCGGCGCGAAACCGACCCCCGGCAGGCCGCCCTCATCGAACGGATCGAAAAAACCACCGAAGCCTTGACCGGCCTCCTCAACACCTTGCTCGACATCTCGCGCCTCGACGCCGGCCTGATGCGTTGCGAGGCCCGCGACACCCCGGTAGGGCCTCTGCTCGCCCGTCTCGCCGAGGAGTTCCAGCCGGTGGCCACCGGGCGAGGCCTGGCCCTGCGCCTCGTCCCCACCAGCGCCCACGGCCATGCCGACCCTGCCTTGGTTGAAATCATTGTCCGCAACCTCCTTGGCAATGCGGTGCGCTACACGAGAGTTGGCCACGTGCTCCTGGGCGTGCGCCGTCGTCCCCGGGGACGGGTGGAGATTCAGGTTCTCGATTCTGGCCCGGGCATCCCCCGCGAC is a window of Pararhodospirillum photometricum DSM 122 DNA encoding:
- the murA gene encoding UDP-N-acetylglucosamine 1-carboxyvinyltransferase, with amino-acid sequence MDRIRLVGGTALDGTVRIGGAKNAALALMPVSLLTDQTVSLTNCPDLADIRTMAALLEHMGVGVSLNDATSSAGRVVDLNAGSLKDTTAPYDLVRRMRASILVLGPLVARHGQARVSLPGGCAIGTRPVDLHLKALEALGAEIDLREGYVHARVKGRLKGARFEFPKVTVGGTENALMAAVLAEGETLLDNVAREPEIIDLGRCLQSMGADIEGLGTPTLRVRGVASLSGTRHAVVPDRIETGTYALAAAITRGRLTLTGTRLELVESLVDHLRRAGVRVNRADGGLEVDARGAPVVGVDVITEPFPGFPTDMQAQWMALMATAEGASMITENIFENRFMHVPELMRMGADINIHGGSAIVRGVSRLSGAPVMATDLRASVCLVLAGLAAEGETIVNRVYHLDRGYECLEAKLAACGAQVERLSDRKPA
- a CDS encoding DUF2937 family protein, with product MTWLLRTLDRLAGAAVAAMSGMVLSQAPGFSAHYLHRLGLQAAEARAALTQAVASAGGSLPGPLAEALALRVTDLEHLHQTLAHHGLWGGPLVLMGHLNGDLFLETLEHFVPTLPFSAVGFAYWLAGVALGLLAYDVLKLPLGLFGHRSRRRRLFETRSGF
- a CDS encoding thiamine pyrophosphate-dependent enzyme, encoding MLSPSVSLPARTGGALLADALLSLGAETVYCVPGESFLGFLDAAHDRAGRLRLVVCRQEGGAAYMAEAHGKLTGQPGVCFVTRGPGACNATVGVHTAFQDATPLLVLVGQVGRGMAGREAFQEVDMTALFAPLAKFTATADSAGRLPELVARAWAAATSGRPGPAVLALPEDVLTELATAQDPTPWPAARPAPSAANLEALAALLADARRPLVVVGGGTWTPEAATQVTRWAEACDLPVAAAFRRQDIVDNDSPSYVGDLGFGASPALNARVREADLIVALGARLGEVDTQGYTLLSSPHPAQTLIHAVPDPAEIGRVYIPRLGLVTAMDTLAPRLPVVDGQAWAAWRQAARADYEAALIPDPCPGAVDLGAVMATLEARLPRDAIVCNGAGNYAGWVHRFHKSHVFPSQLAPGNGSMGYGVPAAVAAKIAQPERCVVAFAGDGCFLMNGQELATAVAHGLDLLVIVINNGMYGTIRMHQEKRYPGRVIGTTLANPDFAALAQAYGARGYSVATTEAFAPALDAALAGQGPAVIDLQVDPEALSTRATLSGTRAQALALALARR
- a CDS encoding PAS domain-containing hybrid sensor histidine kinase/response regulator; this translates as MALDVPPLIAALLDSLDDDVTVVDQSARVVFANARARQRLSSAPPGPETLITGLSDTAGQARYAALARVGACGVAETLEDQSDGRWWSVRFTPLPEGLVAVRARDITEARDLSLALADSEERLHSTFDAAGHGMALLGQDGRFWQVNRAMTTLLGLAPDALGTLDDVVMPDDREIARDLLRRLRAGPDTALTVRLRFRGAQGEPLWGEVGAAIPRHRPGDAPGVVLHLRDVTEEHRVDERLRAAKEEAERTSRAKTRFLAAASHDLRQPLQALAMFIAVLARRETDPRQAALIERIEKTTEALTGLLNTLLDISRLDAGLMRCEARDTPVGPLLARLAEEFQPVATGRGLALRLVPTSAHGHADPALVEIIVRNLLGNAVRYTRVGHVLLGVRRRPRGRVEIQVLDSGPGIPRDQHALVFEDFYQVDNPAREKGEGLGLGLSIVRRVASLLGAEVSLASVPGRGSRFSLVLAAAHGVAPDERGSGLLGADPKAAHGLTVMLIDDDPTILDGLTLVLEGWDCEVLAFGDLGHLLEGLESGGLLTPPDVIIADYRLGGGATGVDAVAMIRAAVGLPIPALLLTGDTAPQRLREADASGLPLLHKPVKPDALRAALADLMAGGLTLEEEDTSDPWLL